The Podarcis muralis chromosome 10, rPodMur119.hap1.1, whole genome shotgun sequence genome includes a region encoding these proteins:
- the STRAP gene encoding serine-threonine kinase receptor-associated protein — protein sequence MAMRQTPLTCSGHTRPVVDLAFSGITPYGYFLISACKDGKPMLRQGDTGDWIGTFLGHKGAVWGATLNKDATKAATAAADFTAKVWDGVSGDEIITLAHKHIVKSVDFTQDSNYLLTGGQDKLLRIYDLSKPEADPQIVSGHTSGIKKALWSSDDRQILSADDKTVRLWDRNTYTEIKAINVAMSVSSMEYIPEGEIIVITYGKTIAFHSAETLEQIKSFEAPATINSASLHPEKECLVAGGEDFKLYKYDYNTGEELESYKGHFGPIHCVRFSPDGELYSSGSEDGTLRLWQTTVGKTYGLWKCVIPEEEAVELAKSKANLPGTAEEDLEDLGSENSDSIYSTTPEVKA from the exons atggCGATGAGACAGACCCCGCTGACGTGCTCCGGCCACACGCGGCCTGTGGTGGATTTGGCCTTCAGCGGCATCACCCCCTACGGGTACTTCCTCATCAGCGCCTGCAAGG ATGGGAAACCTATGCTTCGCCAGGGTGACACAGGAGATTGGATTGGAACATTTCTGGGTCACAAAGGAGCTGTCTGGGGTGCCACTTTGAATAAAGATGCCACTAAAGCAGCTACAGCAGCTGCAGATTTCACTGC CAAAGTGTGGGATGGTGTTTCGGGAGATGAAATAATCACCTTAGCCCACAAGCACATTGTCAAATCTGTGGACTTTACTCAG GACAGCAATTACCTGCTGACAGGTGGGCAAGATAAACTGTTGCGTATCTATGACTTAAGCAAGCCAGAGGCAG ACCCTCAAATCGTCAGCGGCCACACGTCTGGGATTAAAAAGGCTCTGTGGAGCAGTGATGACAGACAGATCCTTTCAGCAGATGACAAAACTGTCAG ACTCTGGGACAGAAATACATATACAGAAATAAAGGCAATAAATGTTGCTATGTCTGTCAGCAGTATGGAATATATTCCAGAAGGGGAGATAATAGTAATCACCTATGGAAAAACAATCGCCTTCCACAGTGCAGAAAC tctggaacagattaaatcCTTTGAGGCTCCTGCAACAATTAATTCTGCATCCCTTCACCCTGAGAAAGAATGTCTAGTTGCGGGTGGCGAGGACTTTAAACTTTATAAGTATGATTATAATACTGGTGAAGAACTAG AATCTTACAAGGGGCACTTTGGGCCTATTCACTGTGTCAGATTTAGCCCAGATGGAGAGTTGTATTCTAGTGGCTCTGAGGATGGAACGCTAAGACTGTGGCAGACAACAGTCGGGAAAACATATGGTCTCTGGAAATGTGTGATCCCTG AAGAAGAAGCTGTAGAGCTGGCGAAATCAAAGGCCAACCTTCCAGGAACTGCGGAGGAAGACCTAG AAGACCTTGGCTCTGAAAACTCAGATTCCATCTACAGCACAACTCCTGAAGTTAAGGCTTAA